The proteins below are encoded in one region of Prevotella melaninogenica ATCC 25845:
- the cysS gene encoding cysteine--tRNA ligase, whose translation MQDLVIYNTLHRKKELFQPIAAPNVGMYVCGPTVYGDPHLGHARPAITFDILFRYLKHIGYKVRYVRNITDVGHLEHDADEGDDKIEKKARLEQLEPMEIAQHYTNRYHDAMRSLNVLPPSIEPHATGHIIEQEELVNQILANGYAYESNGSIYFDVEKYDKDHHYGVLSGRNITDMINNSRELAGVDEKHNQIDFALWKRAMPEHIMRWPSPWSDGFPGWHCECTAMGRKYLGDHFDIHGGGMDLIFPHHECEIAQAVASQGDEMVKYWMHNNMITINGQKMGKSLGNFITLEQFFTGEHDTLTQAYSPMTIRFFILSAHYRGTVDFSNEALQAAEKGYERLMNGIEDLARIQPAAASDENTKKFVAGFRQKCYDAMNDDLMTPAVISTLFEACHLVNILIDHKAQISADDLKELTEAMQLFAFDILGLQNERGANNDAREEAYGKVVDMVLDLRAKAKAEKNWAVSDQIRDALAEAGFQVKDTKDGVTWKLDR comes from the coding sequence ATGCAAGACTTAGTAATTTACAATACACTGCATCGTAAGAAGGAACTCTTCCAACCGATTGCAGCTCCTAACGTAGGAATGTATGTCTGTGGACCAACTGTTTATGGCGATCCACATCTCGGACATGCACGTCCTGCTATCACCTTTGATATTCTTTTCCGCTATCTTAAACACATAGGGTACAAGGTTCGTTATGTTCGTAACATCACGGACGTGGGCCATTTGGAGCATGATGCTGACGAAGGTGATGATAAGATTGAGAAGAAGGCACGTCTTGAGCAGTTGGAGCCAATGGAGATTGCGCAGCACTATACCAATCGCTATCATGATGCTATGCGTTCGCTTAACGTTCTTCCACCAAGCATCGAACCACATGCGACTGGTCATATCATAGAGCAGGAAGAGTTAGTAAATCAGATTCTTGCCAACGGCTATGCCTATGAAAGCAATGGAAGTATCTACTTTGATGTAGAGAAATACGATAAAGACCACCACTATGGCGTTCTTTCTGGTCGTAACATCACCGACATGATAAACAATTCTCGTGAGTTGGCAGGTGTTGATGAGAAGCATAATCAGATTGACTTTGCCCTTTGGAAACGTGCTATGCCAGAGCATATCATGCGTTGGCCATCTCCTTGGAGCGATGGTTTCCCTGGTTGGCACTGCGAGTGTACAGCGATGGGACGCAAGTATTTGGGTGATCACTTCGATATCCACGGTGGCGGTATGGACCTTATCTTCCCTCATCATGAGTGCGAGATTGCACAAGCTGTGGCCTCACAGGGTGATGAAATGGTGAAGTATTGGATGCACAACAATATGATTACCATCAACGGACAGAAGATGGGCAAGTCGCTTGGCAACTTTATTACGCTTGAACAGTTCTTTACTGGCGAGCATGATACGCTCACACAGGCTTACTCTCCAATGACAATTCGTTTCTTCATCCTCTCTGCTCACTATCGTGGAACAGTAGACTTCTCTAACGAGGCACTACAGGCTGCTGAGAAGGGATATGAACGTTTGATGAATGGTATTGAGGATTTGGCACGCATTCAGCCTGCTGCAGCGTCAGATGAGAATACAAAGAAGTTTGTTGCAGGCTTCCGTCAGAAGTGCTATGATGCAATGAATGACGACTTGATGACCCCTGCTGTCATCTCAACTCTCTTTGAGGCTTGCCACTTGGTGAACATTCTCATCGACCATAAGGCGCAGATTTCAGCCGACGACCTTAAGGAACTTACTGAGGCAATGCAGCTTTTTGCCTTTGATATCCTTGGTCTTCAGAATGAGCGTGGAGCCAATAACGATGCTCGTGAGGAGGCTTACGGAAAGGTAGTCGATATGGTACTCGACCTTCGTGCAAAGGCAAAAGCAGAGAAGAATTGGGCTGTTAGCGACCAGATTCGTGATGCCCTTGCTGAGGCTGGCTTCCAAGTTAAGGACACCAAGGACGGTGTTACGTGGAAACTTGACCGATAA
- a CDS encoding DUF4250 domain-containing protein → MEYLPKDPAILVSSVNMLLRDEEFDSLESLCYNFNEDIDKLKANLREAGYVYSEEQHQFRPIGFDE, encoded by the coding sequence ATGGAGTATTTACCAAAAGACCCAGCAATATTAGTAAGCAGTGTTAACATGCTACTACGTGATGAAGAGTTTGATTCTTTAGAGTCACTTTGTTACAATTTCAATGAAGATATAGATAAGCTCAAAGCCAACTTGCGTGAAGCAGGCTATGTCTATAGCGAGGAACAGCATCAGTTTCGTCCAATAGGTTTTGATGAATAA
- a CDS encoding cytidine deaminase: MKTIDISIKIGFCQQDELSKADQHLIQRAVEATGNSYSPYSRFRVGAALLLANGTEVIGANQENAAFPSGLCAERSAIFAAQSVYPDQAVTTLAIAAANEYGLMRDPIVPCGACRQVILEIEDRYKKPIRILLYGTAGIYVINSVKDLLPLQFLGESMK, translated from the coding sequence ATGAAAACAATAGACATAAGCATCAAGATAGGTTTTTGCCAACAAGATGAACTCTCGAAGGCTGATCAGCACCTTATTCAAAGAGCCGTTGAGGCAACTGGTAATAGTTATTCTCCTTATAGCCGCTTCCGTGTTGGAGCTGCGTTGTTGCTTGCTAATGGTACAGAAGTTATTGGAGCCAATCAGGAGAATGCTGCTTTTCCATCAGGCTTATGTGCTGAGCGCTCAGCAATCTTTGCTGCTCAGTCTGTCTATCCAGACCAAGCAGTGACCACACTTGCCATTGCCGCAGCCAATGAGTATGGTTTGATGCGAGACCCGATAGTGCCTTGTGGAGCCTGTCGACAAGTTATTTTAGAAATAGAAGATCGTTATAAAAAGCCTATTCGTATCCTTCTTTATGGTACGGCAGGCATATATGTTATCAATAGTGTAAAGGACCTCTTGCCTCTCCAGTTCTTAGGAGAATCCATGAAGTAG